ACCCGCTCGTACACCGGGGCGCCGAATCGGGCGGTGAGCTCGCCGTACAGCTGCGACGGGCTCTTGCCGGTGACGGCGCGAATCTCGGAGGCGAGCAGGCACAGCAGGATGCCGTCCTTGTCGGTCGTCCACACCGTGCCGTCGGCCGTGAGGAACGACGCACCCGCGCTCTCCTCGCCGCCGAACCCGACCGACCCGTCGACGAGGCCGGGCACGAACCACTTGAAGCCGACCGGCACCTCCCACAGGCGGCGGCCGAGCGACTCGGCGACGCGGTCGATCATCGACGACGACACGAGCGTCTTGCCGATCGCCGCATCCGCACGCCAGCCCGCGCGGTGCGTGTAGAGGTACTCGATCGCGACCGCGAGGAAGTGGTTCGGGTTCATGAGGCCGCCGTCGGGCGTCACGATGCCGTGGCGGTCGGCATCGGCGTCGTTGCCCGTGAGGATGTCGAACTCGTCCTTGCGCGCGAGCACCGAGGCCATGGCGTTGGGGCTCGAGCAGTCCATGCGGATCTTCTCGTCCCAGTCGAGCGTCATGAACGCCCACGTCGGGTCGATCGACGGGTTCGTGACCGTGAGGTCGATGTCGTACCGCTCGGCGATCGCCGCGTAGTACTCGACGGCGGCGCCACCGAGCGGGTCGGCGCCGATGTGCAGGCCGGCGGCGCGGATGGCGTCGAAGTCGATGACGCTGCCGAGCGCCTCGACGTAGTCGGCGCGGAAGTCCACGAGCTCGACGCGCTCGTCGCTGCCGCCCACGACCTCCGTGCGCTGCACCCCCTCGAGGCCCGCGGCGATGAGCGCGTTCGCG
The sequence above is a segment of the Agrococcus jejuensis genome. Coding sequences within it:
- the pgm gene encoding phosphoglucomutase (alpha-D-glucose-1,6-bisphosphate-dependent), which translates into the protein MSRAGTVAQPSDLIDVAALERAYVELVPDASNPDQQVAFGTSGHRGSAFDTAFNETHILAITQAIVEYRAAQGITGPLYIGRDTHALSLPAERSALEVLVANGVRVVADSRGSVTPTPAVSRAIIAYNAAGNAGQADGIVVTPSHNPPRDGGFKYNPPHGGPADSDATSWIADRANALIAAGLEGVQRTEVVGGSDERVELVDFRADYVEALGSVIDFDAIRAAGLHIGADPLGGAAVEYYAAIAERYDIDLTVTNPSIDPTWAFMTLDWDEKIRMDCSSPNAMASVLARKDEFDILTGNDADADRHGIVTPDGGLMNPNHFLAVAIEYLYTHRAGWRADAAIGKTLVSSSMIDRVAESLGRRLWEVPVGFKWFVPGLVDGSVGFGGEESAGASFLTADGTVWTTDKDGILLCLLASEIRAVTGKSPSQLYGELTARFGAPVYERVDAPASREQKARLGKLTGDAVTATELAGDAIVAKLVEAPGNGARIGGLKVVTDRAWFAARPSGTEDVYKIYAESFVGVDHLRQVQAEAKAIVDSALAG